The following are encoded in a window of Tessaracoccus flavescens genomic DNA:
- a CDS encoding cation-translocating P-type ATPase, with product MSTSPEPQTPPSSSAPKPWAASPEEVLASVDSTTDGLAGSEVERRLARDGRNELPTPKPVPAWRRLLSQFNDILIYILIAAAALKAYSGDWVDFAVIAVVILATGLIGFIQEGRAASALASLQTMQSLDAQVLRDGTWGVVDAATIVPGDVIRVRSGDRVPADVRLLTSSSLQVDEAALTGESVPAQKELEPVAAEAGVGDRSSMLFSSTIITAGTAEAVVVSTGGNTEIGRISALVADQEKLDTPLSRQLAKLGTQLAILIGVMAVVMLAIGYFVHDFHGDELISAAIGFAVAAVPEGLPALVTITLALGVQQMARRNAITRKMAAVETLGSVTTICSDKTGTLTQNEMTARTVLTSEGRYVVEGTGYQPKGHVTDPHGQPAALPDHPDLEALVIAAGAANDARVEETDEGWRVVGQPTEGALDVLATKAGADMAHVTRLATVPFESAHKFSATLDDVASGERRIHVLGAPDRLLDRSTTQLGGGGSTETLDHGFWDAGIDELSEQGLRVLAAASRPADGVEDLALDDLDTGLTFLGLVGIVDPPRPEVTDAISLAHTAGIRVKMITGDHAGTAVAISRELGIAPAEGDVKALTGAELEAMSDDELAAQVRDVDIYARTSPEHKLRIVKALQTHDEVVAMTGDGVNDAPSITRADVGVAMGIKGTEATKEAADIVLADDNFATIERAVEEGRRIYDNIRKSVVFLLPTNGGQGLVILVAVLLGMALPLSPVQILWVNLVTALTLSLSLSSEPAEPGIMSRPPRSTKEQILSPRALAQVLWSSVAIGGAALLMFMRQNAVVDYDVAQTAAVTMLAFGQIAFLFNCRFLNTSSLTWRVLVGNRAVWFSIAGLIALQLIFIHAPFMNTWFGSSELGWAQWGPILGLSVGVFLFNELGKFLINRVGRR from the coding sequence GTGTCGACATCCCCTGAGCCGCAGACCCCTCCCTCCTCATCCGCTCCGAAGCCGTGGGCGGCGAGCCCCGAGGAGGTGCTGGCATCCGTCGACTCGACCACCGACGGTCTCGCGGGATCCGAGGTGGAGCGGCGACTGGCGCGTGACGGCCGCAACGAGCTGCCCACGCCCAAGCCGGTCCCCGCCTGGCGTCGCCTGCTGTCGCAGTTCAACGACATCCTGATCTACATCCTGATCGCTGCGGCAGCTCTCAAGGCGTACTCGGGGGACTGGGTCGACTTCGCCGTCATCGCGGTCGTCATCCTCGCGACCGGCCTCATCGGCTTCATTCAGGAGGGCCGCGCCGCCTCCGCGCTCGCCAGCCTCCAGACCATGCAGTCGCTCGACGCGCAGGTGCTGCGCGACGGCACCTGGGGTGTCGTCGACGCGGCGACCATCGTGCCCGGCGACGTCATCCGCGTCCGCTCGGGTGACCGGGTTCCCGCCGACGTTCGCCTCCTGACCTCCTCGTCGCTGCAGGTCGACGAGGCGGCGCTGACCGGCGAGTCCGTGCCAGCGCAGAAGGAGCTCGAGCCCGTCGCGGCCGAGGCGGGTGTCGGCGATCGATCCTCGATGCTGTTCTCCAGCACCATCATCACGGCCGGCACGGCCGAGGCAGTCGTCGTGTCGACGGGCGGCAACACCGAGATCGGCCGGATCTCGGCGCTGGTGGCGGACCAGGAAAAGCTCGACACCCCGCTGTCGCGGCAGCTCGCCAAGCTCGGCACGCAGCTGGCGATCCTCATCGGAGTGATGGCGGTAGTGATGCTCGCGATCGGCTACTTCGTGCACGACTTCCACGGCGACGAGCTGATCTCCGCAGCCATCGGCTTCGCCGTCGCGGCGGTCCCTGAGGGCCTGCCCGCGCTGGTGACCATCACCCTGGCGCTCGGCGTGCAGCAGATGGCCCGCCGCAACGCCATCACCCGCAAGATGGCCGCCGTCGAGACCCTCGGGTCCGTCACGACGATCTGCTCCGACAAGACCGGCACGCTGACCCAGAACGAGATGACCGCGCGCACGGTGCTGACCTCCGAGGGTCGGTACGTCGTCGAGGGCACGGGCTACCAGCCGAAGGGCCACGTCACCGACCCGCACGGGCAGCCCGCGGCCCTGCCCGACCACCCGGACCTGGAGGCGCTTGTCATCGCCGCGGGAGCGGCCAACGACGCCCGTGTCGAGGAGACCGACGAGGGCTGGCGGGTCGTCGGGCAGCCCACCGAGGGCGCGCTCGACGTGCTCGCCACCAAGGCGGGCGCCGACATGGCCCACGTCACGCGGCTCGCCACGGTGCCCTTCGAGTCGGCCCACAAGTTCTCCGCCACCCTGGACGACGTCGCCTCCGGGGAGCGTCGGATCCACGTGCTGGGTGCCCCCGACCGGCTGCTCGACCGTTCGACCACGCAGCTGGGCGGCGGAGGCTCCACCGAGACGCTCGACCACGGCTTCTGGGACGCCGGCATCGACGAGCTGTCGGAGCAGGGCCTGCGCGTCCTGGCTGCGGCCTCGCGGCCGGCCGACGGCGTCGAGGACCTGGCGCTCGACGACCTCGACACGGGGCTGACCTTCCTCGGGCTCGTCGGCATCGTCGACCCGCCCCGACCCGAGGTGACCGACGCCATCTCGCTGGCGCACACCGCCGGCATCCGGGTGAAGATGATCACGGGTGACCACGCCGGCACGGCCGTCGCGATCTCGCGCGAGCTGGGCATCGCTCCGGCCGAGGGGGACGTGAAGGCGCTCACCGGCGCGGAGCTCGAGGCCATGAGCGACGACGAGCTCGCCGCCCAGGTCCGCGACGTGGACATCTACGCCCGCACGTCGCCCGAGCACAAGCTCCGGATCGTCAAGGCGCTGCAGACACACGACGAGGTGGTCGCCATGACCGGCGACGGCGTCAACGACGCCCCCTCCATCACCCGCGCCGACGTCGGCGTCGCGATGGGCATCAAGGGAACGGAGGCCACCAAGGAGGCCGCCGACATCGTGCTGGCCGACGACAACTTCGCCACCATCGAGAGGGCCGTGGAGGAGGGGCGCCGGATCTACGACAACATCCGCAAGTCGGTGGTCTTCCTGCTGCCGACCAACGGCGGCCAGGGCCTCGTCATCCTCGTGGCCGTCCTGCTCGGCATGGCACTTCCCCTGTCGCCGGTACAGATCCTGTGGGTCAACCTCGTCACGGCGCTGACCCTGTCGCTGTCACTCTCGAGTGAGCCCGCCGAGCCGGGCATCATGAGCAGGCCGCCCCGGTCCACGAAGGAGCAGATCCTCTCTCCGAGGGCCCTCGCACAGGTGCTGTGGTCATCGGTCGCCATCGGTGGTGCCGCGCTGCTGATGTTCATGCGACAAAATGCCGTCGTCGACTACGACGTGGCCCAGACCGCCGCCGTCACCATGCTGGCCTTCGGCCAGATCGCCTTCCTGTTCAACTGCCGCTTCCTGAACACCTCGTCGCTGACGTGGCGGGTGCTCGTCGGCAACCGCGCGGTGTGGTTCTCGATCGCCGGGCTCATCGCCCTCCAGCTGATCTTCATCCATGCGCCGTTCATGAACACCTGGTTCGGCTCCTCCGAGCTCGGCTGGGCGCAGTGGGGCCCGATCCTCGGCCTGTCGGTCGGCGTGTTCCTGTTCAACGAGCTGGGCAAGTTCCTCATCAACCGCGTCGGTCGCCGCTGA
- a CDS encoding GNAT family N-acetyltransferase, producing MTDPQLTLRLVRLSDAAATLDAFGSDPSMSRQGTVTSLAEAEAYLSGLIDDERQHPFAICDGDRLVGLVCVTLDAVNRVGWFWYWTNASHRGRGWASTCATAVATWALSAGGCERLELGHRADNPLSGNVAGRAGFVREGRERGKFLIDGQRVDVLTYGRLATDPWPAATLEVSW from the coding sequence ATGACTGATCCACAGCTGACCCTGCGCCTGGTGCGACTCTCCGACGCGGCCGCCACGCTGGATGCCTTCGGGTCCGACCCGTCGATGTCCCGCCAGGGCACGGTGACGTCGCTGGCTGAGGCAGAGGCCTACCTGTCGGGGCTGATCGACGACGAGCGCCAGCACCCGTTCGCCATCTGCGACGGGGACCGCCTCGTCGGGCTGGTGTGCGTGACGCTCGACGCGGTCAACCGGGTGGGCTGGTTCTGGTACTGGACCAACGCGTCCCACCGCGGCCGCGGCTGGGCCTCGACGTGCGCGACGGCGGTCGCCACCTGGGCGCTGTCGGCAGGCGGCTGCGAGCGCCTCGAACTCGGTCACCGGGCCGACAACCCGCTGTCCGGTAACGTCGCGGGACGGGCCGGATTCGTCCGCGAAGGCCGGGAGCGGGGCAAGTTCCTGATCGACGGTCAGCGGGTCGACGTGCTGACCTACGGCCGCCTGGCAACCGATCCCTGGCCCGCCGCGACACTGGAGGTCTCCTGGTGA
- a CDS encoding exodeoxyribonuclease III → MRRIGTHNVNGIRAALRRGFAPWWAQTNADVIALQEVRCRADDLPLEAFAGYHATLDTGTLAGRNGVAVLTRQIPSAVRTLGGTVTTIDPHGAQEHTEVDRLVSRDLAPFAREGRYVEVDLSDTPLTVASLYLPKGAAWPYEDNSQEKYDRKMRFMRGLARLLTVSRRRSAAEGREFLVMGDFNVAHTKQDLRNWRTNQKSEGFLPEERGWFGSITGPRTLVDVVRALHPDADGPYSWWSWRGQAFANDAGWRIDYHLASPSLARSATHAFSGREASYEERISDHCPVVVDYGVGD, encoded by the coding sequence GTGAGGCGCATCGGCACGCACAACGTCAACGGCATCCGGGCCGCGCTGCGGCGCGGCTTCGCCCCCTGGTGGGCGCAGACGAACGCCGACGTCATCGCCCTGCAGGAGGTCCGTTGCCGGGCCGACGACCTGCCGCTGGAGGCCTTCGCCGGCTACCACGCGACGCTGGACACCGGCACACTGGCCGGCCGCAACGGCGTGGCGGTCCTGACCCGCCAGATCCCGAGCGCGGTGAGGACGCTCGGCGGGACCGTGACGACCATCGACCCGCACGGTGCTCAGGAACACACCGAGGTCGACCGCCTCGTGAGCCGCGACCTCGCGCCGTTCGCGAGAGAGGGCCGCTACGTCGAGGTCGATCTGTCCGACACCCCGCTGACCGTCGCGTCGCTGTACCTCCCGAAGGGGGCCGCCTGGCCCTACGAGGACAACTCGCAGGAGAAGTACGACCGCAAGATGCGCTTCATGCGAGGGCTGGCCCGGCTTCTGACCGTCTCCCGCCGACGCTCGGCCGCCGAGGGCCGCGAGTTCCTCGTGATGGGCGACTTCAACGTCGCCCACACGAAGCAGGACCTGCGCAACTGGCGCACCAACCAGAAGTCCGAGGGCTTCCTGCCCGAGGAGCGCGGCTGGTTCGGCTCCATCACGGGCCCCCGCACCCTTGTCGACGTGGTCCGCGCGCTCCACCCCGACGCCGACGGGCCGTACTCATGGTGGTCATGGCGCGGGCAGGCCTTCGCCAACGACGCGGGCTGGCGGATCGACTACCATCTGGCCTCCCCCTCGCTGGCCAGGTCGGCGACGCACGCGTTCTCCGGGCGCGAGGCCAGCTACGAGGAACGGATCTCGGACCACTGCCCCGTCGTCGTGGACTACGGCGTCGGCGACTGA
- the mptB gene encoding polyprenol phosphomannose-dependent alpha 1,6 mannosyltransferase MptB, whose protein sequence is MRSLVTRAWEDLRLAASTRAVWVGFLGSLGILLGSLSPAYLPQASPIWDVLRDLGIDGATTKWVGTIATLVGLSLLLESWFRLRPARRRAAGAPQLRHWAVLAIISAPMLVGPPIFSHDAYSYAAHGWLIHNGLNPYQVGPGILPGYFADQVAWVWRETTAPYGPLALWMSHGIVILAGFDPYLSAVLMRVPALIGVILIGVTVPRIAKRVGVDPAAASWFAVLNPILVIDFIGGAHNDAQMTGLMLAGILVTMKMRRWWLGAILVGVAASIKQPAFLVAVALPFLVAPWTSWRPRAVAWAALRALSSLAVAVAVFAAISVVSGLGFGWINAINVPGMVDTVSPFTVVGYLIQFPVNWITGDPTGRAAVVALKGIGSVMSMLGIVYFAYRHLGRRPLHFLSYSFIWFALCVPALHSWYLLWGAVLLPMTKPSTRALRGAIVATVVLLGFNAMNFGIRNGAWMMVLILFGAAYWTMHTHELSQPMDAGGDGPRPREKDQSPTP, encoded by the coding sequence GTGCGTAGCCTCGTGACCCGAGCGTGGGAGGACCTGAGGCTGGCCGCCTCGACCCGCGCGGTGTGGGTCGGTTTCCTTGGCAGCCTCGGCATCCTGCTCGGATCGCTGAGCCCCGCGTACCTGCCGCAGGCCTCGCCCATCTGGGATGTGCTGCGCGACCTCGGCATCGACGGCGCCACCACCAAGTGGGTCGGCACGATCGCGACGCTCGTCGGCCTGTCGCTGCTGCTGGAGTCATGGTTCCGGCTGCGCCCCGCGCGGCGGCGGGCAGCTGGCGCGCCGCAGCTGCGCCACTGGGCGGTGCTGGCCATCATCTCGGCTCCGATGCTGGTCGGGCCGCCGATCTTCTCGCACGACGCCTACTCGTATGCCGCCCACGGCTGGCTGATCCACAACGGGCTGAACCCCTACCAGGTAGGGCCCGGCATCCTGCCCGGCTACTTCGCGGACCAGGTCGCCTGGGTGTGGCGCGAGACGACCGCCCCCTACGGCCCGCTCGCGCTGTGGATGAGCCACGGCATCGTGATCCTCGCCGGCTTCGACCCCTACCTGTCTGCCGTCCTGATGCGTGTGCCGGCGCTGATCGGGGTCATTCTGATCGGCGTCACGGTACCGCGGATCGCCAAGCGCGTCGGCGTCGACCCCGCGGCGGCGAGCTGGTTCGCCGTTCTCAACCCCATCCTCGTCATCGACTTCATCGGCGGTGCGCACAACGACGCGCAGATGACCGGGCTGATGCTGGCGGGCATTCTCGTCACGATGAAGATGCGACGCTGGTGGCTGGGCGCGATCCTGGTCGGCGTCGCCGCGTCGATCAAGCAGCCGGCCTTCCTGGTCGCCGTCGCGTTGCCGTTCCTCGTCGCTCCCTGGACGTCCTGGCGGCCCCGCGCCGTCGCGTGGGCCGCGCTGCGGGCCCTGTCGTCGCTGGCGGTCGCGGTGGCTGTGTTCGCCGCGATCTCGGTGGTTTCGGGGCTCGGATTCGGGTGGATCAACGCCATCAACGTGCCCGGCATGGTCGACACGGTCTCCCCGTTCACGGTCGTCGGCTACCTCATCCAGTTCCCCGTCAACTGGATCACCGGCGACCCGACGGGCCGCGCCGCCGTCGTGGCGCTCAAAGGCATCGGCTCGGTGATGTCGATGCTCGGCATCGTGTACTTCGCCTATCGGCACCTCGGCCGGCGGCCGCTGCACTTCCTGAGCTACTCGTTCATCTGGTTCGCGCTGTGCGTGCCGGCGCTGCACTCCTGGTACCTGCTGTGGGGCGCCGTCCTGCTACCGATGACGAAGCCGTCGACCCGCGCGCTGCGGGGAGCCATCGTCGCGACCGTCGTCCTCCTGGGATTCAACGCGATGAACTTCGGCATCCGCAACGGGGCGTGGATGATGGTGCTGATCCTGTTCGGCGCCGCCTACTGGACCATGCACACGCACGAGCTGAGCCAGCCGATGGACGCCGGCGGGGACGGTCCCCGGCCGCGCGAGAAGGATCAGTCGCCGACGCCGTAG
- a CDS encoding 4Fe-4S binding protein has protein sequence MIHGSIALIEDACTSCMICARECPTWCITLTSHMEQMVPAPGARPRTHNVLDTFTIDWALCMYCGVCIEQCPTDALEWAGAHVAPASSLAELAHGREQLGGGGA, from the coding sequence ATGATCCACGGTTCCATCGCCCTGATCGAGGACGCCTGCACGTCCTGCATGATCTGCGCGCGTGAGTGCCCGACCTGGTGCATCACGCTCACCTCGCACATGGAGCAGATGGTGCCCGCACCGGGGGCGCGGCCGCGCACGCACAACGTCCTCGACACGTTCACGATCGACTGGGCGCTGTGCATGTACTGCGGCGTCTGTATCGAGCAGTGCCCCACTGACGCACTGGAGTGGGCGGGCGCCCACGTCGCCCCCGCGTCCTCGCTCGCCGAACTTGCCCACGGCAGGGAGCAGCTCGGCGGAGGCGGTGCGTAG
- a CDS encoding NADH-quinone oxidoreductase subunit C translates to MSWRAEAEAALAGGYTFLLNLTAVDEVGRSDHIRVLLRLLDPKTGGERTIDTLAERDDPHVADLADLFPGAAFLQRQVHDFFGVEFDGGDNRPLIHHGGGAPLRKDVLLTGRLETAWPGALEPGESGASPSRRKLVPPGVPDPAVLADPDSSPADVALSATGARVRRQR, encoded by the coding sequence ATGAGCTGGCGTGCGGAGGCCGAGGCAGCTCTCGCCGGGGGGTACACCTTCCTACTCAACCTGACGGCGGTCGACGAGGTCGGCCGCAGCGACCACATCCGGGTGCTGCTGCGCCTGCTCGACCCGAAGACCGGCGGAGAGCGCACCATCGACACCCTCGCCGAACGCGACGACCCCCACGTCGCCGACCTGGCCGACCTGTTCCCGGGGGCCGCCTTCCTGCAACGGCAGGTGCACGACTTCTTCGGCGTCGAGTTCGACGGCGGAGACAACCGGCCCCTGATCCACCACGGCGGAGGGGCGCCGCTGCGCAAGGACGTCCTGCTCACCGGTCGACTCGAGACCGCCTGGCCCGGGGCGCTCGAACCGGGGGAGTCCGGTGCCTCGCCCAGCCGACGCAAGCTGGTACCACCCGGCGTTCCCGACCCGGCCGTCCTGGCTGATCCCGACTCGAGCCCGGCCGATGTCGCCCTCTCGGCGACCGGCGCACGGGTGAGGAGGCAGCGATGA
- a CDS encoding NADH-quinone oxidoreductase subunit B encodes MVAARDWFGDGSVFVIDVPLACCALETQTAAGERGCLPIAEIPPSARVVVTLSGTITVPMLPSIRLVLEEAPQRAKVVAFGACACVGGPYWDSYAVVRGSEELVKVDHFIAGCPPPPGALDDYLDAQRVEAAA; translated from the coding sequence ATGGTTGCAGCGCGCGATTGGTTCGGTGACGGTTCTGTTTTCGTCATCGACGTGCCGCTGGCCTGCTGCGCCCTCGAGACCCAGACGGCGGCCGGGGAACGTGGTTGCCTCCCGATCGCCGAGATCCCTCCCTCTGCGCGGGTGGTGGTCACCCTGTCCGGGACGATCACCGTCCCGATGCTCCCATCGATCCGGCTCGTCCTCGAGGAGGCGCCCCAGCGGGCGAAGGTGGTCGCCTTCGGGGCCTGCGCCTGCGTCGGCGGCCCGTACTGGGACTCCTACGCGGTGGTGCGCGGCTCCGAGGAACTCGTCAAGGTCGACCACTTCATCGCGGGCTGTCCGCCGCCGCCGGGGGCGCTCGACGACTACCTCGACGCGCAGCGCGTGGAGGCCGCGGCATGA
- a CDS encoding DEAD/DEAH box helicase, translated as MTKLTNWLSEATDPRLIQHFGASTVARGQQYARLGRVGEIQTSGPLATAEVRGSGYRTYQTSVMCMSGFSTLVATCSCPMRADCKHAVALILTLQKPQTHRTTWQQILAPFAVAGPGSGRPLALQVSEEGATLVLRPMVKGVRGNWIRTGATWEELRRSGDFLPAHRDSLLAVLETRTASVANRPDGFPITDAHPAVWPALLRAVDAGVELVAGPSGSGRELPTPHLSQRPFVPTLKVSPGEDGALLLDPAIETPDGAVVIPGKSYLGRPAHGAALNGGDDLVLGPLIQPLDQAAQALFQNGRLSVPAAEVDEFASRFLPRLRSRVALEVGEGVDLPEPSPPQLVCRVEFREGSASLHWGFRYRMGQRSLDVGLAAGGDDRIARDVDSERELQRLVPAGAWKSGAELVPAYLTGRSLISFVSSALPLLRERRDVVVELNAEPPAYREADEAPQVSLSVEDSERGDWFDLRVSVRVGEEVVPLADLMAALTAGDDHLLLDSGTWFPLDAPEFAELRQLIEEARLLTDHEGDVFQLRPEHAGLWEELVRLGVVTEQAEAWRESVGALLDPSQLPDEPVPAGLDATLRPYQETGFRWVRFLWRTRLGGILADEMGLGKTVQTLAAAQAAFEAGELDEPMLVVAPTSVIGTWAAEAARFVPDLKVVTVTATGSKRGSTLSEAIDGAQIVVTSYTLLRLEADQYQANKWSAVLLDEAQFVKNHASKAYHAVRALRARVKVALTGTPLENNVMDLWSLLSITSPGLFPNPKRFTTEYRRPIENGDAQTLARLRRRIRPLILRRTKSAVATELPEKQEQLVPVELSPGHRRLYERHLARERQKVLGLVGDLQRNRITILRSLTLLRQLSLSPALIEDDYPAASAKIDTLVELLDEVVAEGHRALVFSQFTGFLSLVRERFGREGIDYEYLDGRTRDRAARIEAFREGEAPVFLISLKAGGFGLTLTEADYVFILDPWWNPAAESQAIDRAHRIGQDKPVNVYRLVASDTIEEKVVELQQRKRDLFDSVVGTGSDTNAPLSADDILGLLSD; from the coding sequence ATGACGAAACTGACTAACTGGCTCTCCGAGGCGACCGACCCCCGGCTCATCCAACACTTCGGTGCGAGCACCGTGGCGCGTGGTCAGCAGTATGCGCGGCTCGGCCGGGTCGGCGAGATCCAGACCTCCGGTCCCCTTGCCACCGCAGAGGTGCGCGGCTCGGGGTACCGCACCTACCAGACCTCCGTCATGTGCATGTCGGGCTTCTCGACCCTCGTCGCAACCTGTTCATGCCCGATGCGCGCCGACTGCAAGCACGCAGTCGCGCTGATCCTGACGCTCCAGAAGCCGCAGACGCACCGCACCACCTGGCAGCAGATCCTCGCCCCATTCGCGGTGGCCGGCCCCGGCTCGGGGAGGCCGCTCGCGCTGCAGGTCAGCGAGGAGGGCGCGACCCTCGTGCTGCGCCCCATGGTCAAGGGCGTGCGCGGCAACTGGATCCGCACCGGGGCGACGTGGGAGGAGCTGCGCCGGAGCGGCGATTTCCTTCCCGCGCATCGCGACTCACTCCTCGCCGTCCTCGAGACCCGCACCGCCTCGGTGGCCAACCGGCCCGACGGATTTCCAATCACCGACGCCCACCCCGCCGTGTGGCCCGCGCTGCTGCGCGCGGTCGACGCCGGGGTCGAACTGGTCGCCGGCCCGTCGGGGTCGGGGCGCGAGCTGCCGACTCCGCACCTGTCGCAGCGTCCCTTCGTCCCGACGCTGAAGGTCTCGCCCGGTGAGGACGGTGCCCTGCTGCTCGACCCGGCGATCGAGACCCCGGACGGCGCGGTGGTGATCCCCGGCAAGTCCTACCTCGGCCGCCCCGCGCACGGCGCCGCGCTCAACGGTGGAGACGACCTCGTCCTCGGCCCCCTCATCCAGCCGCTCGACCAGGCCGCCCAGGCCCTCTTCCAGAACGGCCGGCTCAGCGTTCCCGCGGCGGAGGTGGACGAGTTCGCCAGCCGGTTCCTCCCCCGCCTGCGGTCCCGGGTGGCGCTTGAGGTCGGCGAGGGGGTTGACCTGCCGGAACCCTCGCCGCCCCAACTGGTGTGCCGGGTCGAGTTCCGTGAGGGTTCCGCGTCTCTGCACTGGGGGTTCCGCTACCGGATGGGGCAGCGGAGCCTCGACGTCGGCCTCGCGGCAGGCGGTGACGACCGGATCGCCCGCGACGTCGACTCCGAGCGCGAACTGCAGCGCCTCGTGCCTGCGGGTGCCTGGAAGTCGGGCGCCGAACTGGTGCCAGCGTACCTGACCGGGCGCTCGCTGATCTCCTTCGTCTCCTCCGCCCTGCCGCTGCTGCGCGAGCGCCGCGACGTCGTCGTCGAGCTCAACGCCGAGCCGCCCGCCTACCGTGAGGCGGACGAGGCACCGCAGGTGTCGCTCAGCGTCGAGGACAGCGAGCGCGGAGACTGGTTCGACCTGAGGGTGAGCGTCCGTGTCGGCGAGGAGGTCGTCCCGCTCGCGGACCTGATGGCCGCCCTCACCGCGGGAGACGACCATCTGCTGCTCGACTCCGGCACGTGGTTCCCGCTCGACGCCCCCGAGTTCGCAGAGTTGCGCCAGCTGATCGAGGAGGCGCGCCTCCTCACCGATCACGAGGGAGACGTCTTCCAGCTCCGCCCCGAACATGCCGGACTGTGGGAGGAACTCGTCCGGCTCGGCGTGGTTACCGAGCAGGCGGAGGCCTGGCGCGAGAGCGTCGGCGCGCTGCTCGACCCGTCGCAACTCCCGGACGAGCCCGTCCCGGCGGGGCTCGACGCGACGCTTCGCCCCTACCAGGAGACTGGCTTCCGCTGGGTGCGCTTCCTGTGGCGCACGCGCCTGGGCGGGATCCTCGCCGACGAGATGGGCCTCGGCAAGACCGTCCAGACCCTCGCGGCCGCCCAGGCGGCGTTCGAGGCGGGCGAACTGGACGAGCCGATGCTCGTGGTCGCGCCGACGTCGGTGATCGGCACGTGGGCGGCCGAGGCGGCGCGATTCGTCCCCGACCTGAAGGTCGTCACCGTCACCGCCACCGGCTCGAAGCGGGGCAGCACGCTGAGCGAGGCGATCGACGGCGCGCAGATCGTCGTCACGTCCTACACCCTGCTCCGGCTGGAGGCCGACCAGTACCAGGCCAACAAGTGGTCTGCCGTGCTGCTCGACGAGGCGCAGTTCGTCAAGAACCACGCCTCGAAGGCGTACCACGCCGTGCGCGCGCTCAGGGCGAGGGTGAAGGTGGCCCTGACCGGCACGCCGCTGGAGAACAACGTGATGGATCTCTGGTCGCTGCTGTCGATCACCTCGCCAGGGCTCTTCCCCAATCCCAAGCGCTTCACCACCGAGTACCGCCGCCCCATCGAGAACGGCGACGCGCAGACCCTCGCCAGGCTGCGGCGACGGATCCGGCCCCTGATCCTGCGGCGCACCAAGTCCGCGGTCGCGACCGAGTTGCCGGAGAAGCAGGAGCAGCTGGTCCCGGTCGAGCTGTCCCCCGGCCATCGTCGGCTGTACGAGCGGCACCTCGCCCGCGAGCGGCAGAAGGTGCTCGGCCTGGTCGGCGACCTGCAGCGCAACCGGATCACGATCCTGCGTTCGCTGACGCTGCTGCGCCAGCTCAGCCTCTCCCCCGCGTTGATCGAGGACGACTATCCCGCGGCCTCGGCGAAGATCGACACCCTCGTCGAACTCCTTGACGAGGTGGTCGCCGAGGGTCACCGGGCGCTGGTGTTCTCCCAGTTCACCGGCTTCCTCTCGCTTGTCAGGGAGCGGTTCGGACGTGAGGGCATCGACTACGAGTACCTCGACGGCCGCACAAGGGACAGGGCGGCCAGGATCGAGGCCTTCCGCGAGGGTGAGGCGCCGGTGTTCCTGATCAGCCTGAAGGCGGGCGGTTTCGGCCTGACTCTGACGGAGGCCGACTACGTGTTCATCCTCGACCCTTGGTGGAACCCGGCCGCCGAGAGCCAGGCCATCGACCGGGCGCACCGGATCGGGCAGGACAAGCCGGTCAACGTCTACCGGCTGGTCGCCTCCGACACGATCGAGGAGAAGGTCGTCGAACTGCAGCAGCGCAAGCGCGACCTCTTCGACTCGGTGGTCGGCACCGGATCCGACACCAACGCCCCGCTCAGCGCGGACGACATCCTCGGCCTGCTCAGCGACTGA